From the Aquitalea magnusonii genome, one window contains:
- the madL gene encoding malonate transporter subunit MadL: MIIYGTALLAACHLLGLFLGDLLGSLIGVKSNVGGVGIAMLLLIFARLYLHKRGWLPAETEQGVAFWGAMYIPVVVAMAATQNVVAALRGGPVAVLGALGAVLVCGSVIALLNRGSSQHVWQPEAETPQDPLA, from the coding sequence ATGATCATCTACGGAACTGCCTTGCTGGCAGCCTGCCACTTGCTGGGCCTGTTTCTGGGCGACCTGCTGGGCAGCCTGATCGGCGTCAAATCGAATGTCGGCGGCGTGGGCATTGCCATGTTGCTGCTGATTTTCGCCCGGCTCTACCTGCACAAGCGCGGCTGGCTGCCTGCGGAAACCGAACAGGGCGTCGCCTTCTGGGGTGCCATGTACATTCCGGTGGTGGTGGCGATGGCGGCCACCCAGAACGTGGTTGCCGCCTTGCGTGGCGGCCCGGTTGCCGTGCTGGGCGCACTGGGCGCGGTGCTGGTATGCGGCTCGGTCATCGCCCTGCTCAATCGCGGCAGCAGCCAGCACGTCTGGCAGCCGGAAGCCGAAACCCCGCAAGACCCACTGGCCTGA
- the mdcE gene encoding biotin-independent malonate decarboxylase subunit gamma — MSQSTISQRGRDWFHALCGQIPLQQGLPPSLLVADGELAGQPARYVAVVADPHNPFERARHGEVGLLEGWALAATIDAVVDADQQQADKRAIVAIIDVPSQAYGRREEAYGIHQALAAAAAAYARARLAGHPVIGLIVGKAMSGAFLAHGYQANRLLALDDAGVMVHAMGKQAAARITLRTVEELEKLAASIAPMAYDIASYASLGLLWRLLQAAQPDQPTPADVQLVRAALAEALHDIQAEPQPDLRQRLHGEHRQATRQVRALLQQQWTQNGG; from the coding sequence AATCCCGCTGCAGCAAGGTTTGCCGCCATCCCTGCTGGTGGCCGATGGCGAACTTGCCGGGCAGCCCGCACGTTATGTGGCCGTGGTAGCCGACCCGCACAACCCGTTTGAACGTGCCCGCCACGGCGAAGTGGGACTGCTGGAAGGCTGGGCACTGGCCGCCACCATTGACGCCGTGGTGGATGCCGACCAGCAGCAAGCTGACAAGCGCGCCATCGTCGCCATTATCGATGTCCCCAGCCAGGCCTATGGCCGGCGCGAAGAAGCCTACGGCATCCACCAGGCACTGGCTGCCGCCGCCGCTGCCTATGCCCGCGCCCGGCTGGCCGGTCACCCGGTGATCGGGCTGATTGTCGGCAAGGCCATGTCCGGCGCATTTCTGGCCCACGGCTATCAGGCCAACCGCCTGCTGGCACTGGACGACGCCGGGGTGATGGTACACGCCATGGGCAAGCAGGCCGCCGCCCGCATCACCCTGCGCACGGTGGAAGAGCTGGAAAAGCTGGCCGCCAGCATTGCCCCCATGGCCTATGACATCGCCAGCTATGCCAGCCTGGGCCTGCTGTGGCGTCTGCTGCAGGCCGCGCAGCCAGACCAGCCAACCCCGGCCGATGTACAACTGGTGCGCGCCGCACTGGCTGAGGCCTTGCACGACATCCAGGCCGAGCCGCAACCCGACCTGCGCCAGCGCCTGCACGGCGAACACCGCCAGGCCACGCGCCAGGTGCGCGCGCTATTGCAACAACAATGGACACAGAACGGAGGGTAA